The following proteins are encoded in a genomic region of Pangasianodon hypophthalmus isolate fPanHyp1 chromosome 26, fPanHyp1.pri, whole genome shotgun sequence:
- the fstl1a gene encoding follistatin-related protein 1a isoform X1, whose amino-acid sequence MLRSASLFVLFAVAVCHAEQLNSKSKVCANVFCGAGRECAVTEKGEPTCLCIEQCKPHKRSVCGSNGKTYRNHCELHRDACLTGLKIQVAYDGLCEEKKTDKVTASPIVCYLADRNELRSRVIEWLQTEVVPDGWFSKGSNFSDVLLKYFQNYDNGDAQLDSTEFLKFIQHNETAINITSYADEENNRLLRSLCVDALIELSDENADWKLSFDEFLNCLKPGFNPPEKKCALEDETYEDGAETQVECNRCVCACGNWVCTAVTCDGSEKLPALEEMDGNDKEMTEEEWIRRVAELNKHQETVEKMKVSTKEV is encoded by the exons atgTTGAGAAGCGCATCTTTGTTCGTTTTGTTCGCTGTGGCTGTCTGTCACGCTGag CAGCTGAACAGTAAGAGTAaggtgtgtgcaaatgtgttttGTGGAGCAGGACGAGAATGTGCTGTGACAGAGAAAGGAGAACCCACTTGCCTGTGTATTGAG CAATGTAAGCCCCACAAGCGGTCAGTATGTGGCAGTAACGGCAAGACGTACCGCAACCACTGTGAGCTTCACCGTGATGCTTGTCTGACCGGACTCAAGATACAAGTGGCTTATGATGGACtctgtgaag agaaaaagacagacaaggTCACTGCCAGCCCAA TTGTGTGTTACCTTGCGGATCGTAATGAGCTGAGGAGCCGTGTGATTGAGTGGCTGCAGACCGAGGTGGTTCCAGACGGCTGGTTCAGCAAAGGCTCCAACTTCAGTGATGTCCTGCTTAAATAtttccag AACTATGATAATGGAGATGCTCAGCTGGACTCCACTGAGTTCCTCAAGTTTATTCAGCACAACGAGACGGCCATCAACATCACCTCGTATGCAGATgaggagaataacagattgctgag GAGTCTGTGTGTGGATGCTCTGATTGAGCTCTCAGATGAGAATGCTGACTGGAAACTGAGTTTTGATGAGTTTCTCAATTGCCTCAAGCCTGGCTTCAATCCTCCTGAGAAAA AGTGTGCACTGGAGGATGAGACGTATGAGGACGGAGCTGAGACGCAGGTGGAGTGTAACCGCTGTGTCTGTGCCTGTGGGAACTGGGTCTGCACTGCTGTGACCTGCGACG GTTCAGAGAAGTTGCCTGCTTTGGAGGAAATGGATGGAAATGACAAAGAGATGACAGAGGAAGAGTGGATCCGCAGAGTCGCTGAGCTCAACAAACACCAG GAAACTGTAGAGAAGATGAAAGTGAGCACCAAGGAGGTCTAA
- the fstl1a gene encoding follistatin-related protein 1a isoform X2 translates to MLRSASLFVLFAVAVCHAELNSKSKVCANVFCGAGRECAVTEKGEPTCLCIEQCKPHKRSVCGSNGKTYRNHCELHRDACLTGLKIQVAYDGLCEEKKTDKVTASPIVCYLADRNELRSRVIEWLQTEVVPDGWFSKGSNFSDVLLKYFQNYDNGDAQLDSTEFLKFIQHNETAINITSYADEENNRLLRSLCVDALIELSDENADWKLSFDEFLNCLKPGFNPPEKKCALEDETYEDGAETQVECNRCVCACGNWVCTAVTCDGSEKLPALEEMDGNDKEMTEEEWIRRVAELNKHQETVEKMKVSTKEV, encoded by the exons atgTTGAGAAGCGCATCTTTGTTCGTTTTGTTCGCTGTGGCTGTCTGTCACGCTGag CTGAACAGTAAGAGTAaggtgtgtgcaaatgtgttttGTGGAGCAGGACGAGAATGTGCTGTGACAGAGAAAGGAGAACCCACTTGCCTGTGTATTGAG CAATGTAAGCCCCACAAGCGGTCAGTATGTGGCAGTAACGGCAAGACGTACCGCAACCACTGTGAGCTTCACCGTGATGCTTGTCTGACCGGACTCAAGATACAAGTGGCTTATGATGGACtctgtgaag agaaaaagacagacaaggTCACTGCCAGCCCAA TTGTGTGTTACCTTGCGGATCGTAATGAGCTGAGGAGCCGTGTGATTGAGTGGCTGCAGACCGAGGTGGTTCCAGACGGCTGGTTCAGCAAAGGCTCCAACTTCAGTGATGTCCTGCTTAAATAtttccag AACTATGATAATGGAGATGCTCAGCTGGACTCCACTGAGTTCCTCAAGTTTATTCAGCACAACGAGACGGCCATCAACATCACCTCGTATGCAGATgaggagaataacagattgctgag GAGTCTGTGTGTGGATGCTCTGATTGAGCTCTCAGATGAGAATGCTGACTGGAAACTGAGTTTTGATGAGTTTCTCAATTGCCTCAAGCCTGGCTTCAATCCTCCTGAGAAAA AGTGTGCACTGGAGGATGAGACGTATGAGGACGGAGCTGAGACGCAGGTGGAGTGTAACCGCTGTGTCTGTGCCTGTGGGAACTGGGTCTGCACTGCTGTGACCTGCGACG GTTCAGAGAAGTTGCCTGCTTTGGAGGAAATGGATGGAAATGACAAAGAGATGACAGAGGAAGAGTGGATCCGCAGAGTCGCTGAGCTCAACAAACACCAG GAAACTGTAGAGAAGATGAAAGTGAGCACCAAGGAGGTCTAA